The following nucleotide sequence is from Planctomycetia bacterium.
CCCGGTACCTACTTCACATGCTCCCGGCACAGCGGGCTCGTTCACGCCATGAAAATCTCCACCGTCCTCGACCACATTGACAGCGGCCACATGGCCCTCCCCGAGTTCCAGCGGGGCTACGTCTGGAACCGCGACCAGGTGCGCGGCCTGTTCGATTCGCTCTATCGCCGCCATCCCGTCGGCGGGCTGCTCGTGTGGGCCACCGAGTCGCGGTCGGCCACCCACCGCGGCGACGGGCCACTCGCGGCGGGCGTCGTGAAACTGCTCCTCGACGGCCAGCAACGCATGACGTCGCTCTACGGAGTCGTCCGCGGCCGGCCGCCCAGGTTCTTCGACGGCAACGCCAAGGCGTTCACCGGCCTCCGCTTCCACCTCGACAGCGAAACGTTCGAGTTCTTCCAGCCCGTGAAGATGAAGGACGATCCCCTCTGGATCGATGTCACCGAGCTGCTGAAAAAGGGCACCGGCGGACTCGGCGACTTTGTCACCCGGCTCTCGGCCGTTCCCGCCCACACGCCGAAGGTTGGGGAGTATGTCGCGCGGTTGAGCCGGCTTCTCGGCATCACCGACATCGACGTTCACGTCGAGGAGGTCACCGGTGCCGACAAGTCGCTCGACGTCGTCGTAGACATTTTCAATCGTGTCAACAGCGGCGGCACCAAGCTCTCCAAGGGCGACCTCGCGCTCGCCAAGATCTGCGCCGACTGGCCGGAAGGCCGCGACGCGATGAAGGCCAAGCTCGCCGAGTGGGCCGAACACGGCTTTCGGTTCAACCTCGACTGGCTGCTGCGGAGTGTCAACACCGTGCTCACCGGTGAAGCGAAGTTCCAGCATCTGCACGAGAAGACGGCCGACGAGGTCCGCGACGCCCTTGCCCGCGCGTGCAAGCACGTGGACACGATCCTGAATCTCATCAGCGGCCGGCTCGGCCTCGACCATGACCAGGTGTTTTTCGGACGGTTCGCCGTGCCGGTGATGGCCCGGTATCTCGATCAGCGCACTGGCAATCACGGCCCGATGGGAGAGAAGGAACGCGACAAGCTGCTGTTTTGGTTCGCCCAGGCGGCCATGTGGGGGCGGTTTTCGGGTTCGACCGAGTCGTACATCGACCAAGACCTCGGGGCCCTCGAAGGCCCCGACGGAGGACTCGACAAACTGCTGGAGCAGTTGCGGCTCTGGCATGGCGGCCTGCGGGCGGAGCCCGGGCATTTCACCGGCTGGAGCCTGGGCGCGCGTTTCTACCCGGTGCTGTATCTGCTGACGCGGATGGGCGAAGCCCGCGACTGGGGCACCGGGCTGCCGCTCAAGGCGAGTCTGCTCGGCAGGATGAGCCGGCTGGAGGTGCATCACATCTTCCCAAAAGCCCAACTGCGGAAGCGGAAGCATCCCCGCCCGGAGGTCAACGCGCTGGCCAACTTCTGTTTCCTGACGAAGGACACGAACCTCGATATCAGCGATCGACTCCCGGAGGAGTACTTCCCGGAGATTGAACGGAACCACCCCGGCGCCCTCGCCTCCCAATGGATTCCTGATGATCCGGCTCTCTGGAAGATCGAGCGATTTCGCGACTTCCTCGAAGCCCGTAAAGCACTGCTCGCGGCCGAACTCAACAGGCGGATGGCCGACCTGCTCCACGGCGACGATCGTTGGCTGGCAGGTGCGCCCGCAGCCCTGGAGCCTGCCGCGGCACCGAGCGGCGGAATCACGACGGAAGAGGAGGAACAGGAGCTCGAGGGCATCAACGCCTGGATGGAGGGCGAAGGCCTTCCCCAGGGCGAACTCTCCTGGGGCTACACCGATCCTGAGAGCGGCCGGCAGCGGGCCGTGTTTGATCTCGCGTGGCCGATGGGTGTGCAGGAAGAGTTGAGCCAGCCGGTCGCGGTGCTGCTCAACGAAGACTCCGACACGCTCGCGATCGCCAGCGCTGCTGGTTTCCGCTGCTTCACCGACACGAAAGCCTTCAAGCGATACGTCCGCCGAGAAGTCCTGGCCGCCGACGGCGTCGCCTAATCGATGCTAATCCCGCCGTTTTCGACCAGCATCCGAAGCATGCCGGCCACGGGAGAGCGGCGGGCCCGCACCGATGAGGCTGAGCCTCGAACCGCAGGACAAGCTACTTGCGTCTTTTTCTCGCTTTTGAGGTGGATTCAATGCCTGCCGGCGATCTGCAGGGCCATTTCTCGTGACTTTTTCACAGATCGTGCGTATTCTTGTGGCGGCTTTGAGTGCCCTCAAGTATCTCACTCCCGGATGGGTTTCTTCCCCATGCTCGTTTCGTTTTCCGTTTCCAACTTCCGCTCCATCGGCGAGGAAATCACTCTCACGATGGTGGCGAGCAACCAGTATGCGGATCACCCGGCCCACATCATGCCCTTGCCGACGGTAGACCAAAAGGTCGTCCGTACCGCCGTCATCTACGGGGCCAACGGGGCCGGCAAATCCAACCTCGTCAAAGCGATCGCCCAAGCGCAGGACATGATCCTGGGTCGCTGGCCGCAAAAGGGTAGCATCGACCCCTACGCTTTCACGCCCGATAGCAAGACCACGCCTTCGTCCTTTGAGTTTCGTTTTGTCGCGGCGGATCGGATTTTCGCCTACGGATTCGATATCTGCCGCGGTTCGATTTGTGCGGAGTGGCTTGCGGTCGTTTCGAAGGCGGGCGAGGAACCGCTCTTCGAACGCAATGCTGAGGGACACACGACGATTCACGGTGCCGCCATCAAGAAGCGTTTCGGCGACGACGGCGCATTCCTATTGCTGCTTGAGTCGATTGCCGGAACCGATCTCAAGGATTCCCAGTTGTTTCTCAACCGGGCAAGCGAAGTGCGGGCGAACAAACTCGGGCCGACCATGCAGGCCATCATCGAGTGGTTCTCGCACACGCTTGTCGTCGTGCCGATCGACGGGGCTCACGAACACATATTGCGACGACTGTCCAAGGAACCGGCGCTCGTCACGTTTGCTGAGAAGCTCCTCAAAGCCGTAGGCACCGGTGTCGATGGACTGCGTCTGGTAGAGCAGAGAGGAGTGATCCCCGATGGCATGCGCGACACGCTGGACACCATGGCGGATTGGTCGGCCTCCTATCCTGACAGCGATACGCTTCTCGTCCGCGATCCAGAAGTTCCGGGCCGCTTCATGGTCCGCAAGCTCATGGCGAACCATACGCGGGACGGCCGCGAATATCAGCTCCCGATGCGAGAGGAATCCGATGGCACTCGCCGGCTCTTGGCGATCGCCTCGCTGCTGACTTCCGGCGGCACACAGGCCCGCGTGTTCGTTGTCGACGAGCTCGACCGCAGCCTCCATCCGACTTTGTGCTGGCGGTTCCTCGAACTGTTCGCCGACTCCGTGCCCGGGGCACAGCGGCAGCTGATCGTGACAACGCACGAGGCACACCTGCTCAACCAAGAGCTTCTGCGTCGCGATGAATACTGGTTCATGGAAAAGGACGAAACCCAGCAGAGCCGGCTGGTCCCCCTCTCCGCTTACCGCGACGTGCGGAAGGATTTGCATCTCGAGAAGGGATACCTCAATGGACGATTCGGGGCTGTGCCCTTGATTGGATCGGCCGATCGGCTGCAGGAGCTGCTAGCTCCATGCGCGAAGGAGATGGTCGGCGATGCCGCTCAAACCGCGGAAGCTTGACCGTGAAAACGGCATCGTCCGCGACGCATCACTGATCGTGATCGCGTCGGAGGATACGCACGCCGTCAAGCAGTACTTCCAGCGGTTCCACACGACAAAAGTTCAGGTGGAGATTCTGCCGACGGAGGACGGCCGCTCGTCGCCCCAAGCCGTGGTTCAACGGCTGGACGACTACAAGGCGGACCGGCAACTCGGCCCAGGGGACGAATTGTGGGCCTGCATCGATCTCGATCACTGGGCGAGCGGCGGGCATCTCGCGAAGCTCAGCCAGGTGATGCAGCTTTGCAGACAGAAGGGCTACCGCCTTGCCATCTCCAGCCCGTGTTTCGAGCTGTGGATCTACCTTCACGTTTCGGTGGCACCTACGCCCCCTGTGCAACACTGCCAGCAGATCACGACACTTCTCCGCGCTGTCGTTCCGAGCTATTCGAAGAAAGATGGGCCGCGGATTTCGCTCACCCTCGCCCATGTGAAGGACGCCATGGAGAGAGCGGCACTCCTGCCGGATGCCACGCAACTCGCAGCCGGAGTTCCCGCCACAGGAATGCACGAGCTCCTGGCGAGCCTGGAAGCCCGGCAGCCTCTACGACTTCGCGACGGCCATCCGTAGCCAAGAAAGACGCGAGCCACCACATGTCGGCAAGAAAACAGCCCTGTCGCCGAGCAACGCACAAACGCGGTTCATAGACCGGCGCTGCCGGGCGACGATCGTTCCGTGTCAGAGTTTCGCTTCTTGCGAACAGAAAAAGGGACAGGCCCCGCAGTGTCACTCCGAAGAGCCTCACCACGGTTGTATCTCCGGAAGAGGAGACTCGCGAGCGCGTGCCGTGGCAACGGGCCCGCGCGACCGATGCCTCACACTGAGCGACGGGATTGATTCATGGCCACCGACACCGACGACGTCGCTCCCCTCCTCGAAGCACTCGAGAAGCTGCGAAACTCGCTCCTCGACCTCACGGGCCGCAACCGGCTGCTCAACTTCAGGGAAAAGGTGACAGCCACGAAATCTAGGCAACTTGCGGGCCACCGCGAACGCGGGTGCCCGTCGTTCGCCGATTCGCCCGCCTCGACGGCGTGTGTCTACAAGTGTGCCGCTCAACTCATGCAGCATTGCCATGACGGAGTTTTAGGAATTCCTTCTGCCGGTCGTGCAGCGCTCCGCCGATGGCCGGGAGTGAACCATCGCAGTCCGCCACGCCCCACTCGCAGATGATTTCGGCCTCGCCGACGGCACACGCCCCGGCCTCGTCACCCGTCGCCGCACCATCACATGAAGATTTTCCTGCCGCTGTTTGCGATTCTCCTCGGTTTCAGTGCTTGTGCCGCAGGCATCGTGGCATGGGCGCCGCGGTTCGCGGAGTCCATCAGTCGGTACGTCATCAGCTGGTGGTCACTGTTTGCTCTGGTTCTTCTATTCTTCTGTGGCATTCCGAAGCTTCCCGCAGCGTGGCAGCCCAATGCGAAGCTGCTGACGCTCGCAGCGATGCTGGTCGCGATTCCTGTTTGCTTTGGAATCCTCTTCTTTCCCACGGAGACCCGTGATGCCGTTGACGTCACGCCGGCGCCGCTCCCCGAGTCGCCGCCATCTCTTCTGACAAGGCTCCGCGCACCATGGAACAGCATGGAGGCCCAGCGACTGCCAGCCGAAGTCGATCTCGTTCGCTGCGCCGCAACCGCTTACGAGGCTCCGGAGCAGATGGCGAGATCCATTGCCCAACTCGGCTTTGCAGAACATGAAGTCGTGCGGAATGGCTCGGCAAAGGGCGTGGTGATGATCGACGGCAATGAAGCCGTCATCGCCTTTGAAGGCACCAACGGCCTCGACGACATCGGCGATTGGTTCGCCAACATCGACACATCGCGCGGCAGCATCGCGGAAGGAGTGGTGCACGGCGGATTCATCGATCACTACAACCGCGTCGCCGATCAGGTGCTGAAGGTTCTCGAGAATCACGCCGTCTCGCACGTATGGGTCACAGGCCATAGCCTCGGCGGAGCCATGGCGGTGCTCTGTGCCGTGGATCTCGAGCGGCGAGGCACGGTGACCGTCCGCGGCGTCGTGACATTTGGACAGCCGCTGCTCCTGGTGCCGGCCTGCGCCCTCGTCGTCAACGAAAAACTCTGGGGCCGACACCTGCGATTCATCAACGAAGCCGACGTCGTTCCCTGCGTGGCACCAGGTTTCCGGGGCGGAGGCAGCTTTGTTTGGTTTCAGAATGGCAAACCAACGTATGGCGGCCCAACCATGCGGGCGCTCGCAGCCGACGATGGGGCCATCACGCAAGACGATGACGAAGCTGAGGGCCCGAAGCCGCTCACCGAGTCGGAGTTCGAGAAGAAGAAACAGCAGGTGAAGGCCCAGTTCGCGCCGCCGCAACCCGGCGAGCCGGTCATCGCCCAAGCCATGCCGAGCACCGCGGATCACGCCATGGAACGCTACGTGGACGCGATCCACACTCACTTCGGCGGCCCATGAGCAAAAGAACTTGCCCGACGAAACCCCCGCAAGGACATGTGTCTTTGCGAATCCGCCGGCCTGCGGGGTATCCTTCGCGGCATGCTGACCAAACTGACTCTCACGAACTTCAAGCTCTTTGAAAAAGCCGAAATTGAGCTGGCCGATCGCGTCGTGTTCGTCGGGCCCAACAACTCTGGCAAAACGACCGCCCTGCAAGCCTTGGCTCTCTGGAACGTCGGCGTTCGCAAGTGGCTGGAACGTCGTGGCGACGGCAACGTCCCCAAGGAGCGGGCCGGCGTCACCATCAATCGCCGCGACCTCATTGCGTCGCCGATACCCGCTGCCAACCTGCTGTGGCGCGATCTCCATGTGCGGCAGAGTTTCCGCGACGAGGGAAGACAAAAAACACGAAACGTGCTCATCACGCTCGGCGTTGATGGAATCTCGGCAGGCGCCGCCTGGACCGCAACGCTCGAGTTCGACTACGCCAACGAAGAATCCTTTTATTGCCGTTCGCCGATCAGCCCGACCGGCGAACGGCAGGAAGTGCCCCCTGCCGCGGGTGACATCCGGCTGGCGTACCTGCCTCCGATGTCGGGCCTGACCCCCGTGGAACGGCGACTGGACGACGGGGCCCTGCAGGTGCTCATCGGCGAGGGGCGAACGGCCGAAGTGCTGAGAAACCTCTGCTGGAAAAGCCTTCAGTCCAACGAGCCGCAGTGGCGTGCGATCGTCGAGCGCATGCAGCGACTCTTTGGCGTCCGTCTGCTTGATCCGGAATACATCGCCGCCCGCGGCGAAATCGTCATGTCGTTCAGGACTCGCGGTGGCACCGAACTGGATTTGTCGGCAAGCGGGCGGGGCCAGCAGCAAACGCTCCTGTTACTCGCGCACATGGCAGCCAACCCCGGCTCCGTGCTGCTCCTCGACGAGCCAGACGCCCACCTGGAAGTGCTGCGGCAACGCCAGATGTACAACGAGCTGACCTCCGCCGCGACCGAAACGGGCAGTCAGATCATCGCCGCGAGTCATTCCGAAGTCGTACTCGAAGAGGCGGCGGATCGTGACATGGTCGTGGCTTTCGTTGGCGAGCCGCACCGCATTGACGACCGCGGCAGCCAGGTTGCAAAGTCGCTCAAGAGCATCGGCTTCGAGAGTTATCTGCAAGCCGAAATCACGGGTTGGGTGCTCTACATGGAGGGTTCGACGGACCTCGCAATCCTCGCCGCGTTCGCTTCGCTCCTCGAGCATCCGGCCGCAGCCTGCCTTGAAAAACCGTTCGTCCACTACGTCGGCAACGTTCCCGCCAAGGCGCGGGAACACTTCCACGGGCTGCGCGTCGCCAAAAGTGATCTCGTCGGAATCGCCCTGTACGACAAGCTCGACTCCGACCCGCCCTCGGACCCCCCTCTCGCCCAGTTGACGTGGCGAAAGCGTGAGCTGGAAAACTATCTCTGCCAGCGCGACACGCTGCTCGCGTGGGCAGCCGCCCGCGGCCGCGAATTGTACGGGCCGCTTTTCGCCGCGACGTGGAGGTCCGAGATGGAGGCCGCCATCTCCGAAATCACGGCCGCGCTGACGACGCTCAAGGAGGGCGATCCTTGGGGAACCGAGATCAAGGCGAGCGACCAGTTCTTGACCCCGCTGTTCAGCCGTTTTTTCGAGCGGCTGAACCTCCCTAATTTGATGCGAAAGACCGACTATCACACGCTGGCCCGCTTCGTAGCACGCGACCAGATTGATGCGGAGGTCACGGAAAAACTCGATGCGATCGTGAACGTAGCTGGCCGCGCGATGCCGCGGTAGTCGCCATGCCCCAGAAACGCACCCACATCCGGCCGGGACAAAAGCTCGAGCTTGCCCTCACGACCCGCGAGCGACGGGCCATCCTGGATCATCTCCTCTGCCTCCCTCCGGAATACGCGACGCTGCTTGGGAAGACGCCCGTCGACGAGCCGCTCCTGCTCACACTGGACGACCTCGACGACTTCTCGGGCTACGTCGCCGCCGAGTCGAACCACACACCCGACAAGCGGCTACGCACGATCCTCGACTCCGCCTTCCGGAAGATGACGGCCTTGCTCGATACGTTCACCGACGAGGGCCCGCCGGTCACGCGGCCGACCAAGCCAACCAAGCCGGCCGAGCGAACCAGCCGCACGAAAAGAGCCCTCGCGGCCGAGCAGTCCCTCGCCCAGTGGCGGGAAACCTCGTCCGACCAGGCGGCCTTCCTCGCCACTTGGGCCGCCACTTCTCTGCGGCTCGCCGAACAAAAGGGAACCAAGGACGAGAAGCTCCCGAGCTTCGTGCTGAGCGAACTCGACCAGGTGGTGCTTTCGACGTTGCCCAGCGTCACCCCCGGCATTCGGAAGCGAGTCAAGAATGGAAAGCATTCGTTCACCCGCGCGGAGGCCAGCGGCATGGTCATGGCCATCGCCCAGGAGTTCCCGAAGGCCCACCCCTTTCAGCAGGTGGGCTTGCTGATGACGGCCATGAGCCTCATGGCCGTCGTGGAAGCCAAACCGGGCGACCCGCCGCCCAACGTCATCGTGAAAAAGTTTAGGCCTGCGGCGGCACGCAAGAAGGCCGTGAAAAAGGCGGCGAAAAAGACCACCGCCAAGAAACCGCGACCGAAAGTCAAACCGTAGACGCCCTCCGCACCAGCCACCGAACCCGAGCCACCCATGGCCAAGAAAAAGAAGATCGCCAAGAAGGCATCCGAAGGAAAAGGTGACAGCCACCAAATCTAGGTAGATCGCCTCCAACACGCCACGCATCTCATCCACCATGCCCATCCCCCAGTTCCACGAAATCTTCCTCCCGCTGCTGCGTCGCTCCGCCGACGGCCGGGAGTGGACGCTCGCCGCCCTTCGCGGACCAATTGCCGATGACTTCGGCCTGACCGACGCCGAACGGGCAGAGTTGCTGCCCAGCAACACGCAGACGCGGTTCGTCAACCGCCTCTGTTGGGCCAAGATCCATCTCGAACGGGCCGGTCTCCTCACCCGCGTCCGCCGCGGCGTGTTCACGATCTCCGATGTCGGTCGATCGGTCCTCGCCGAAAAGCCCACCACGATCGACGTCGCCTGTCTCGACCGCTACGAGCCCTACCGCGAGTTTCGCCACCGCCGCACGGCCGACGATGACACAGGCGGGCAGCCTGAGCCGCCTCCCGAGACGTCCACCGAAACCCCCGAGGCTGTCCTCGAACGGGCCCACGAAACACTCAACGACGAGCTCGCCGCCGAACTGCTCGACGAAATCGCCGACCACACGCCAACGTTCTTCGAGAAGGTCGTGCTCGACCTCATGAAGGCCATGGGCTACGGCGGGTTGGGCGACGCCGCCGGCCGGCTCACCAGCGCCGGCGCCGACGAAGGCATCGACGGCCTCATCCACGAAGACCGCCTCGGCCTCGAAACGATTCACCTCCAGGCGAAGCGCTGGAAGGACGCTGTCGGCAGACCGGAGATTCACAAGTTCGTGGGCGCCCTTCACGGCCGCCGGGCACGCAAGGGCGTCTTCGTGACCACGAGCACGTTCACCCGCGAGGCCATCGACTACGCCGCCCAGATCGACACCAAGATCGTCCTCGTGGACGGCCGCACCCTCGCCCGCCTCATGATCGTCCACGACGTCGGCTGCGCCCCCGCCCAGGCATTCGTCGTCAAGAAGCTCGACAGCGACTACTTCGTCGAGGGCTGATCACGCCGGACACGGCGTGCCTGGCTCCCCGGCGAGAGCACCTCACGGGCTTCAGCGAGCTCTTCTGCGATTCCATCCTCGCCGACAGTTGATTCGAGAATGACCGGCACCCGTGCGAGTACCTCGGCCATCCCTTCGAAGGACCGCTTCGCAAGCAACGACATCGGGAAATGCTCGCCCTTCCCGCTGACCTCGCTCATGTGGACCTGTGCCAGCCGATCGCCGAAGTCGGCCACGATCCGCCGCGCTTCAGTCATCGTCGAATCGACCTGCCGGGCGTGCCCGACGTCGAAACATAACCGTGCTTCGGGCAGTCGCTCGAACAACGGTCGAAGTTCCGCCGCCGTCCTCCCGGTCGGCTTTCGCGAGTCCATGTTCTCGATCCATAGACTGCTGCCGAGCGTCTTCCAAAGTGAGACGTCGTGGATCACGTCCGGATGGACCACGATGCAAACACCTTTTTCCACTGCGCCCCTCAACTGCTCGACGAGCGATGCCTCATCGGCACAGTCGGTCGGAGCGTGGAGCGAGACATGCTTGAACCGCGTCCGCAACTCCCCGAGATGATTCGTCAAGGCAGCAAGAAGCTGGCCCAGCTCGCGGGCCCGCAACGCCGACAGCTCCACGGCGTCAGCCTTTTCGCCCTCCAGCATCGCGAGGCCTCTGCGGAAGTCCCCACGAGCCAGCGCACCAGTGGAAAACCCGATGGGTGCCATCAGAAAACCCCGTATTGCTTCGATAGCGCGGCTACGTGAGGGTTGCTGTCGAACAAGAGCTTGATGAAAGCTTTGTCCAGCCGGTCAGACAATCCCCGGGCGGCGATAAACGTCGAGTTCGAATAGGCATCGGCGGGATCGAGGTTGCTCAATTCGTTCCGCTTGGTCCCGTCGCCGAGCAAGGCCAAGAACTCGTCGTACGGGCCGACAACCTCTTCCTCCAGGCCTGCAGCATGCTGCGCGACAAACGCCTGGAGCGAATGCAACGGCGATCGGTTGATCCAGCCCTCGAGATGGTCGATGAGCCTGTCTTTGATGACCAGGGGATCCGTTACAGCCGGTTCGAGCGGCCATGCAATACACATGAGTATGCCCGACATCGCCAATAACTTCCGTGACATCCGCAGCTTGATGTTTCGCAGCGCCCATCCCTGATTATTGCGATCGCGATTCTTGGTGGCGAAATCCACGGCCATGGTGCGCCATAGGCGGACAATGTCGTTGAGCAAAAACCGTGGCGCTTTGTTCTTCGTGCCGGCCGGCGATAGGAAGCTGGCATCCTCCTGCAGGTAGCGGCCCAAAATCACGCGTAACACCCTCGCTCGGACCGACGTGCTTTGACTGACGTCGATCGCGCTCGACTCCAGCAGCATGAGCAAGCGCCGCGTCATGTTCGTGTTGGTGTCGTCGTCGCCACCAATTTCGTGAACGAGGTTGTGACTGAAGACCACGTTTCCGAACAGACCGGTACGGCCGGGCGGGAGGAACCCCATTGATGGCAACGAATCCCCGATGTCGTGGACGATTCGCCAGTGGTCGGCATCGGCACGGCCGTCGATGAGGATCGCCCAATCGAGGTCGCTCCCTTCGGTAAACTCCTGCCTCGCAAGAGAACCAAAGACGAT
It contains:
- a CDS encoding transporter, which translates into the protein MGFFPMLVSFSVSNFRSIGEEITLTMVASNQYADHPAHIMPLPTVDQKVVRTAVIYGANGAGKSNLVKAIAQAQDMILGRWPQKGSIDPYAFTPDSKTTPSSFEFRFVAADRIFAYGFDICRGSICAEWLAVVSKAGEEPLFERNAEGHTTIHGAAIKKRFGDDGAFLLLLESIAGTDLKDSQLFLNRASEVRANKLGPTMQAIIEWFSHTLVVVPIDGAHEHILRRLSKEPALVTFAEKLLKAVGTGVDGLRLVEQRGVIPDGMRDTLDTMADWSASYPDSDTLLVRDPEVPGRFMVRKLMANHTRDGREYQLPMREESDGTRRLLAIASLLTSGGTQARVFVVDELDRSLHPTLCWRFLELFADSVPGAQRQLIVTTHEAHLLNQELLRRDEYWFMEKDETQQSRLVPLSAYRDVRKDLHLEKGYLNGRFGAVPLIGSADRLQELLAPCAKEMVGDAAQTAEA
- a CDS encoding ATPase AAA, with translation MCLCESAGLRGILRGMLTKLTLTNFKLFEKAEIELADRVVFVGPNNSGKTTALQALALWNVGVRKWLERRGDGNVPKERAGVTINRRDLIASPIPAANLLWRDLHVRQSFRDEGRQKTRNVLITLGVDGISAGAAWTATLEFDYANEESFYCRSPISPTGERQEVPPAAGDIRLAYLPPMSGLTPVERRLDDGALQVLIGEGRTAEVLRNLCWKSLQSNEPQWRAIVERMQRLFGVRLLDPEYIAARGEIVMSFRTRGGTELDLSASGRGQQQTLLLLAHMAANPGSVLLLDEPDAHLEVLRQRQMYNELTSAATETGSQIIAASHSEVVLEEAADRDMVVAFVGEPHRIDDRGSQVAKSLKSIGFESYLQAEITGWVLYMEGSTDLAILAAFASLLEHPAAACLEKPFVHYVGNVPAKAREHFHGLRVAKSDLVGIALYDKLDSDPPSDPPLAQLTWRKRELENYLCQRDTLLAWAAARGRELYGPLFAATWRSEMEAAISEITAALTTLKEGDPWGTEIKASDQFLTPLFSRFFERLNLPNLMRKTDYHTLARFVARDQIDAEVTEKLDAIVNVAGRAMPR
- a CDS encoding restriction endonuclease, producing the protein MPIPQFHEIFLPLLRRSADGREWTLAALRGPIADDFGLTDAERAELLPSNTQTRFVNRLCWAKIHLERAGLLTRVRRGVFTISDVGRSVLAEKPTTIDVACLDRYEPYREFRHRRTADDDTGGQPEPPPETSTETPEAVLERAHETLNDELAAELLDEIADHTPTFFEKVVLDLMKAMGYGGLGDAAGRLTSAGADEGIDGLIHEDRLGLETIHLQAKRWKDAVGRPEIHKFVGALHGRRARKGVFVTTSTFTREAIDYAAQIDTKIVLVDGRTLARLMIVHDVGCAPAQAFVVKKLDSDYFVEG